TGGTGCCGGTGGCGATCCACATCACCGACGGGTACGCCGCCGCCCGGGGCGTGGAGACGCCGGTGCCGGTGCACTCCGGCCGGGACGTGCTGGCCCTGGTCCGCGAGGTCGGCGGGGACACCATCGCGGTCTGCGGCTCGGCCAGCGCCGAGCCGGGCGAGCTGCGCCGGCTGGCCTGGCAGTTGGAGGGCTCCGGGGTCGACCTGGTGGTCGCGCCGCAGCTCACCGACATCGCCGGCCCCCGGGTGCACATCCGGCCGATCGAGGGTCTGCCGCTGCTCTACGTGGAGGAGCCGACCCTGTCCGGGCCGGCGCTGCTGGCCAAGAACGTGATGGACAAGGTCGCCGCCGGGCTGGGCCTGCTGATGCTGGTGCCGGTCTTCCTCGCCATCGCCCTCGCCATCAAGATCTCCGACCGGGGGCCGGTCTTCTTCCGGCAGCCCCGGGTCGGTCACGAGGGGCGGACCTTCCGGGTCTGGAAGTTCCGCACCATGTACGTCGACGCCGAGGACCGCCTGGCCAGCCTGGTCGACCAGAACGAGAACGACGGCATGTTGTTCAAGATGAAGGAGGACCCCCGGGTCTTCCCGGTCGGCCGGATCCTGCGCGCCTCCTCGATGGACGAGCTGCCCCAGCTGATCAACGTGCTCTGGGGGGAGATGTCGCTGGTGGGGCCGCGTCCGCTGCCCGCCGACGACGGCGACTTCCTGGGCGACGTCCGGCGCCGGCTGCTGGTCCGGCCGGGCATGACCGGGCTGTGGCAGGTCTCCGGCCGCTCCGACCTGTCCTGGGACGAGGCGGTCCGGCTGGACCTCTACTACGTCGACAACTGGTCCCTGGCGTACGACCTGAGCATCCTGTGGCGCACGGTCGGCGTGGTGCTGGCCCGCAAGGGCGCGTACTGACCCGGGCGGGGATCCGCAGGTGACCGCCGATGTCTCCGTCACGCTCGGGGTGATCGTGCTGGTCGGTGCGGTGGGCACCGCGCTGTGGGTGCTGGTCCGGTTGCGGGCCCGGCGGGGCATCGTCACCGCCACCCAGCGGGCCACCTACGAGGTGCTGCACACCGCCGGGCTGGCCGCCGAGCCGCTGCGGGGCGGCCTGACCGAGGCGGGCGCGGCGAAGGCCGTACGCCATCTGCGGGCCCTGGTGGGCGCGACCGGGCTGGCGCTCACCGACCGGGCCGAGCTGCTCGCCCTGGACGGGCGGGGCGGCCACCACGCGCCGCAGTTGCTGGCGGCGGCGCTGCGCACCGTGGCGGCGGACCGCTCCACGGTGCTCGGCGAGGCGGAGCTGCCCTGCGACCGGGTGGACTGCCCGGTACGCGGGGCGGTGCTGGCCCCGCTGCGGGCCGCCGGCCGGGTGGTGGGCGCGCTGGTCGCGGTGGCCGACGGCCCACCCGCGCCGGGTCTGGTGCAGGCCACCCTGGAGACCGCGTACTGGGCCGGCAACCAGCTCGCCCTGGCCGAGCTGGAGTCGTCCCGGGAGCGGCTGGCCCGCGCCGAGGTACGGGCGTTGCGGGCGCAGATCAGCCCGCACTTCATCTACAACGCGCTCACCGCGATCGGCTCGTTCGTCCGGACCGACCCGGAGCGGGCCCGGGAGCTGATCCTGGAGTTCGCCGAGTTCACCCGCTACTCGTTCCGGGCGCACGGAGACTTCACCACGCTCGCCGAGGAGTTGCGCTCGATCGACAGGTACCTCACCATCGAGCGGGCCCGCTTCGGCGACCGGTTGCAGGTGCGGTTGCAGATCGCCCCGGAGGTGCTGCCGGTGACCCTGCCGTTCCTCTGCCTGCAGCCGCTGGTGGAGAACGCGGTCCGGCACGGGTTGTCCCGTAAGCCGGGCACCGGCATGGTGAGCATCGAGGCCCGGGACGCGGGCGCGGAATGCCATATAACGGTGGAGGACGACGGAGTGGGCATGGACCCGACGACCCTGACCGCCGGGATCGCCGACCTGACCGGGGCCGGCAGCGACCCCGGCGAGGACGCCGGACAGCACGTCGGCCTCTCCAACGTCGACGAGCGGCTCCGGTCGGCCTTCGGCGACCGGTTCGGCCTGGTCGTCGAGACCGGCGTCGGCTCGGGTACGAAGGTGAGCCTGCGGGTGCCGAAGTTCCACCCCGGCGTACGGGCCACCGCGTGAGCGGCTTCCTGCGGGTGCTGGCGGTCGACGACGA
Above is a window of Micromonospora yangpuensis DNA encoding:
- a CDS encoding sugar transferase, whose amino-acid sequence is MRHVDSFEIQPPTSPSHNGVPRSVWAKARRRVSRWHRPYIALLLLLDFGAAAVASLIAIEAFDQSRAGFHDADVDPTWFHTVAFLLLPLGWMVILWGNRAYDRRYLGLGPDEYKRVIRASVAVAATVSFLAFATKTDLSRYTVGTALLGALLLILLNRMLCRFVLHVVRRNVGQAGHRMVLVGTLPECLEVYTAVTRVPAAGLVPVAIHITDGYAAARGVETPVPVHSGRDVLALVREVGGDTIAVCGSASAEPGELRRLAWQLEGSGVDLVVAPQLTDIAGPRVHIRPIEGLPLLYVEEPTLSGPALLAKNVMDKVAAGLGLLMLVPVFLAIALAIKISDRGPVFFRQPRVGHEGRTFRVWKFRTMYVDAEDRLASLVDQNENDGMLFKMKEDPRVFPVGRILRASSMDELPQLINVLWGEMSLVGPRPLPADDGDFLGDVRRRLLVRPGMTGLWQVSGRSDLSWDEAVRLDLYYVDNWSLAYDLSILWRTVGVVLARKGAY
- a CDS encoding sensor histidine kinase, translating into MTADVSVTLGVIVLVGAVGTALWVLVRLRARRGIVTATQRATYEVLHTAGLAAEPLRGGLTEAGAAKAVRHLRALVGATGLALTDRAELLALDGRGGHHAPQLLAAALRTVAADRSTVLGEAELPCDRVDCPVRGAVLAPLRAAGRVVGALVAVADGPPAPGLVQATLETAYWAGNQLALAELESSRERLARAEVRALRAQISPHFIYNALTAIGSFVRTDPERARELILEFAEFTRYSFRAHGDFTTLAEELRSIDRYLTIERARFGDRLQVRLQIAPEVLPVTLPFLCLQPLVENAVRHGLSRKPGTGMVSIEARDAGAECHITVEDDGVGMDPTTLTAGIADLTGAGSDPGEDAGQHVGLSNVDERLRSAFGDRFGLVVETGVGSGTKVSLRVPKFHPGVRATA